The following proteins are co-located in the Gavia stellata isolate bGavSte3 chromosome 18, bGavSte3.hap2, whole genome shotgun sequence genome:
- the PMM2 gene encoding phosphomannomutase 2 — MAAPQPAALCLFDVDGTLTAPRQKITAEMAAFLQRLRQKVKVGVVGGSDFGKITEQLGDDVVEKFDYVFPENGLVAYKDGKFLSKQNIQGHLGEDILQDLINYCLSYIAKIKLPKKRGTFIEFRNGMLNVSPIGRSCSQEERVEFYELDKKEHIREKFVADLRREFAGKGLTFSIGGQISFDVFPDGWDKRYCLGIIADDGYKTIYFFGDKTMPGGNDYEIFTDSRTEGHSVTSPEDTRRICEELFFK, encoded by the exons ATGGCGGCGCCGCAGCCCGCTGCGCTCTGCCTCTTCGACGTGGACGGCACCCTCACCGCCCCGCGCCAG AAAATCACAGCAGAGATGGCCGCGTTTCTGCAGCGGTTGCGTCAGAAGGTGAAAGTCGGAGTCGTGGGCGGTTCCGATTTCGGAAAGATCACGGAGCAGCTTGGCGATGACG TGGTTGAAAAATTTGACTACGTTTTTCCAGAAAACGGTCTTGTAGCATACAAAGATGGGAAATTCTTGAGCAAGCAG AACATTCAGGGTCACCTGGGCGAGGACATACTTCAAGATCTAATCAACTACTGCCTGAGTTACATTGCGAAGATTAAACTGCCAAAGAAAAG GGGCACTTTTATTGAGTTCCGAAACGGGATGTTAAATGTGTCCCCCATTGGAAGAAGCTGCAGCCAGGAAGAACGAGTTGAGTTCTATGAACTTGATAAA aaggaacATATAAGAGAGAAATTTGTAGCTGATTTACGAAGAGAATTTGCAGGAAAAGGCCTCACATTTTCTATAG GAGGCCAGATAAGCTTCGATGTGTTCCCAGATGGCTGGGATAAGAGGTACTGCTTAGGAATCATTGCTGACGATGGATACAAGactatttatttctttggagATAAGACTATGCCA gGAGGGAATGACTATGAAATTTTCACAGACTCCAGAACAGAAGGCCACAGTGTCACATCCCCAGAGGATACAAGAAGAATCTGTGAAgagctattttttaaataa
- the TMEM186 gene encoding transmembrane protein 186 produces the protein MAAARLCGIRTKVCMAPSPGRCLQNELWTRSWKKEGAHPLRFFGTWEHLQAQNWRVNGGVSYLGSQREPSVCLCHSAPAAVVQQKAVDEKTEEFKLVYRFPGIKYCRVLSRLKLLQTATTVVMLPPICYLYLQEQVSQNILLYTAGITLFAGAMLYGMSYFFRRIIGLIYLNETGRTVKVAHLTFWGRRNDIYCPIETVMTLDEAGDSKGELLLQFRRVDHLSTCVCEGQ, from the exons ATGGCGGCG GCTAGGCTCTGCGGAATTAGGACTAAAGTCTGCATGGCACCATCTCCTGGGAGATGTCTACAAAATGAGCTCTGGACAAGGTCATGGAAAAAGGAAGGTGCTCACCCACTCCGTTTTTTTGGTACGTGGGAGCATTTGCAGGCACAAAACTGGCGTGTTAATGGTGGTGTTAGTTATCTTGGGAGTCAGCGAGAACCATCTGTGTGTCTGTGCCATTCGGCCCCTGCTGCTGTGGTCCAACAAAAGGCTGTGgatgagaaaacagaagagttcAAACTGGTCTACAGGTTTCCAGGGATTAAGTACTGCAGGGTACTGTCCAGACTGAAGCTGTTACAGACTGCCACCACCGTGGTCATGCTGCCTCCCATCTGCTACCTCTATCTGCAAGAGCAGGTCTCTCAGAATATCCTCTTGTACACAGCTGGCATCACGCTCTTTGCTGGTGCAATGTTGTATGGTATGAGCTACTTTTTCAGACGAATTATTGGATTAATCTACTTAAATGAAACCGGCCGTACTGTCAAAGTGGCCCACTTGACGTTCTGGGGAAGACGGAATGACATTTACTGTCCCATAGAGACAGTGATGACTTTGGATGAAGCTGGAGATAGCAAGGGGGAGCTACTTCTCCAGTTCAGACG GGTTGATCACCTCAGCACCTGTGTCTGTGAAGGACAGTGA
- the ABAT gene encoding 4-aminobutyrate aminotransferase, mitochondrial, with protein MASMLLSRQLTCCLQQNSRLLVFGHRYISQAAAKIDVDFDYDGPLMKTEVPGPRSRELMKQLNGIQNAEAVHFFCNYEESRGNYLVDVDGNRMLDLYSQISSIPIGYSHPSLIKLLQQPQNLSTFINRPALGILPPENFAERLKESLLSVAPKGLPQVITMSCGSCSNENAFKAIFMWYRNKERGHNNVTKEELESCMINQPPGCPDYAMLSFMGGFHGRTLGCLATTHSKAIHKLDIPSLDWPIAPFPRLKYPLEDFVKENQQEEARCLEEVEDLIVKYRKKKKIVAGIIIEPIQSEGGDNHASDDFFRKLRDIARKHGCAFLVDEVQTGGGCTGKFWAHEHWGLDDPADVVTFSKKMMTGGFFHKEEFRPNAPYRIFNTWLGDPSKNLMLAEVIKVIKREDLLNNATHAGKALLTGLLDLQARYPHLISRVRGRGTFCSFDTPNDATRNKLITIARNKGVVLGGCGDRSIRFRPTLIFKDHHAHLFLNIFSDILANFK; from the exons GACACAGATATATCAGTCAAGCTGCAGCTAAAATTGATGTGGATTTTGATTACGATGGACCTTTAATGAAGACAGAAGTTCCTGGACCACGATCTAGA GAATTAATGAAGCAGCTGAATGGAATTCAG aatgCAGAAGCTGTACACTTCTTTTGCAATTACGAAGAGAGCCGAGGGAACTACCTAGTAGATGTAGATGGCAATCGCATGCTGGATCTCTACTCTCAAATTTCATCCATCCCAATAG gTTACAGCCATCCCTCTCTGATAAAGCTTCTACAGCAGCCACAGAACTTG AGCACTTTCATCAACAGACCTGCCCTAGGGATTTTACCGCCAGAGAACTTTGCAGAAAGACTGAAGGAATCTTTGTTATCA GTGGCTCCGAAGGGCCTGCCACAGGTGATCACCATGTCTTGTGGGTCCTGCTCTAATGAAAATGCCTTTAAAGCAATATTTATGTGGTACAGA aacaaggAAAGGGGCCATAATAACGTCACAAAAGAGGAACTGGAATCTTGCATGATTAACCAG CCCCCCGGCTGCCCCGACTACGCCATGCTCTCCTTCATGGGCGGCTTCCACGGAAGGACCCTGG GTTGCTTAGCTACAACTCACTCTAAAGCAATTCACAAATTGGACATTCCATCGCTGGACTGGCCCATTGCTCCATTTCCACGGCTAAAGTATCCTCTGGAAGACTTTGTGAAAGAGAATCAACAGGAAGAAGCCCGTTGTTTAGAGGAG GTGGAAGACCTGATTGTAAagtacaggaaaaagaagaagattgTGGCTGGAATCATTATAGAACCAATACAGTCAGAGGGTGGGGACAATCATGCGTCAGATGACTTCTTCAGAAAGCTACGAGATATTGCCAGAAAG CATGGCTGTGCATTCTTGGTGGATGAGGTGCAGACGGGTGGTGGCTGCACAGGAAAATTCTGGGCACATGAACACTGGGGCCTGGACGACCCAGCTGATGTGGTAACATTCAGTAAGAAGATGATGACAGGAGGATTTTTCCACAAAGAGGAGTTCAGACCAAATGCT CCCTATCGGATTTTTAATACCTGGCTTGGAGATCCATCCAAGAACCTTATGCTTGCTGAAGTCATCAAGGTTATTAAAAGAGAAGACCTTCTAAACAATGCAACCCACGCTGGGAAAGCACTGCTGACTGGGCTGCTGGATTTACAG GCTCGTTACCCCCATCTTATCAGCAGAGTGAGAGGAAGAGGAACATTCTGTTCGTTTGACACTCCAAATGATGCAACTAGAAACAAGTTAATCACAATAGCCAGAAACAAAG GTGTTGTGCTGGGAGGCTGTGGCGACAGATCGATTCGTTTTCGTCCAACGCTGATCTTCAAGGATCATCATGCGCACCTCTTTCTGAACATTTTCAGTGACATCTTAGCAAACTTCAAGTAA